The DNA sequence TTGCCGTAAGCACGCTCACGATCAGGCCTGCGCCGAGCGCAAACAACCCGGTCAGCGCCAGTATCAGCGGCACCAGCCAAATCAGTACGGAAGGAGCAGCAACCTGGCGGGTGAACAGGAAATAGGCATACACGGCCAAAAAGACCAGCAGCTGAATACCCAGACGGATCGACCGGGTCACCAGGGCGCTCAGCGCAACGATGAGCCTGGGAAAATACACCTTGCTGAAGATCCGGGCATTATGCAAAAAAATGTGCATGACGTCTGTGAAACAATCTGAGAAATAATTCCAGATAATAATGCCGGACAGGTAAAACAGGATCGGGGGGATACCGTCCGTTGGGATGCCGGCGATCCGGCTGAAGATCAAACTATACACCATCGTGGTCAGCAATGGCTGCAAAAGGATCCAGAAGGGCCCGATAATGGTTTGCTGGTAACTAACAAGCAAATCCCTTTTAACCAGCCTGAGCAAAAGGTCCTTATAATGAAAAATCTCTCCCAGCTCCCGAAAAAAATCCCGCTTTTCAGGATGCACCTCCCATTCCCAGTCATTCCGGTGAACCAATTTTTGGCGCATTTGTAAGAGTTTATTGCAGAGAATTTTATTACGATTCCACAATAAATTTACATGATTCCCGGCCAATCAAGCCGGGAATTCCGGTTTTGTTCACCCGGGTTCACACTATTGCACAGTATGCCACACTATCTTTTCGGAAAGTCTTTAGTGAAGATCCTATGCCGGGTTTTTCTGCCGGAAGAATTTCAAATAATACAACTGCCGAACTTGTAACTCTTTGGGAGCAGCTATCAGCAGCCATTCTAGCGGCATTGAATACGAAAACGGAAGGTAAGCTATTGAATCAATCGTCCTGTTTCAATATCTCAATCTGCTTTTCCCTGATATTTCTCCAGTCGTCGCTATTTTCGCTATTACTGATAAGTTGATTTAGTTCAGAGTTCTCAATTTGCTTACCTAACTGTTTTTGAATATCTGCCAGTACCAATAGGTATTTCGCTTTATCCAGTCCTTGCAAACTGCTGCCAATGGCGGAATACCGGGGAAGCATCCTTTCCGCAA is a window from the Anseongella ginsenosidimutans genome containing:
- a CDS encoding ABC transporter permease, yielding MRQKLVHRNDWEWEVHPEKRDFFRELGEIFHYKDLLLRLVKRDLLVSYQQTIIGPFWILLQPLLTTMVYSLIFSRIAGIPTDGIPPILFYLSGIIIWNYFSDCFTDVMHIFLHNARIFSKVYFPRLIVALSALVTRSIRLGIQLLVFLAVYAYFLFTRQVAAPSVLIWLVPLILALTGLFALGAGLIVSVLTAKYRDLNNVVQFGLRLFMFMTPVVYGASLVASTPYRFLFWLNPLTPAIETFRAAFLKQDAVPAGYMLSAVLLVFSLLLTGIYLFKKQEIKVMDII